CCTCTTGGGCTATAAGTTATTAACTTTTGGAATTATATATTGAAAAGTAACAATCCTTGCAAGGGCATGTGATAATTCCTTATGCAATTGTGACCACAGCATTTAATTAAAAGAACTTAAGCCGTTGATCCATTGTAATGATTCACTGTTATTATTATAAGGAGAATCAAACAAAAGATCCTGTTTTTATTTCTCATCCACATGATAAGCATAACAACGTTAAGTTGCAGTCTTCGAATATGGAAGCAGATATAAAATTTAGACTGTTTATAGGGCGAAACACTGTCGactcatttgcatatttgttccATAATAGGTGTGAATTGTCACAGATTGAGCCAGATTGATATTTTTTGTATACAAAGTTGTTATTTATGCAGCAAAACATTCATTCCATAGATCAGCAACGGTGAATTAGTTAGCCTTTAAGGAAAAGCCGACATTTATGTTGGAACAATGAAGTAAATAAAGTTCAACATGACTTAGATATTACATTAGATGGAATTAAACACGTGTGCACAACCAAGAACATGAACCAAAAAAAACTTGCATTCTAATGAAACAAAGTACTGAAATCACAGGTTGGCTATAACATTGGCCCTGGAATTAAATATAAATGACAAAATTAAAGCTAACTGAAATAGATGACTACTCACTGGCTGAAACCCAAACTAATGTTACCATTTTTCACATCTTACCATTTTTCACATCTTAAGGATCTTTACATGCATCGTCGTCTCGTCATTTGTAAAAACGGAAAACTGCAAAACAGTATCGGATTTCAACCCATTGTATTTAGCAAATAGCTTCCAACCACGCGTAAGATACAACccagctttctttttttttgctccACCTCAACCCCATGCGGTAGCAAGAGCCATTGTCCATAATCACCTTGACATGGTTGTGTCTGCTAGGAAATGCACTCTCAGCAAATCTAAGGGGAATGATCTTGCAATTGAGGACCacggaaaatgaaaaaaattaaacaacttGTTAGAAATTGTTGGATGAGGTATAGCAATGCACGAAAGTAAAAAAGTTTAGGATGATTACCACGGAACTGTTGTTAACTTGGTTGGAAGTGAGAAGCTTGAGGAAACGATAGACAtgaggtccttgaatgtttgaGTCGGGGCCAGCAGTGGTTAACGGTGTAgtggattggttcggttcggctTTTTTGGGGACGTGAGTTTGTACTTTAGTAATGGAACAAACATGATTGATGGTACCATTGCAGTATGGGGATGCCTGTGGGGAAACTTGGGCTGGATCCTGGCCAAATTTGTTGCATTTGTTAGGCATGGTATGTGACGCGCTCGCAGCGGAGCGGTCCAGGTCTTTCTGAAGAAAAGTCTTAGACAGCGGAGAAGCACTAAGGAAACCATCCTGTCCCTGGAAGCCTGTGAGCTGAAGATCTTTCTTATAGGCAGTTCTCACCTCGGAGGTGTTCCCGTTAGAAGCAGGGGAAGATATTGTGGCAATGGGATTATGTAGAGTTTGTTGTACAAAGCTATTTTGCACATTAACTTCTAGAACTGGCATATCTGCATAGTTCGAACGAACCAAATCTGAAGGAGTCGAAACTCGTGGCATTTGTTGGGCAGAAAGGGGATTGGCTGGTGGTTTATTTTTGTGCAAAACATTAGAAGTTGGATATGAGAAATCTCTTTGCATCATGAAGCTGTCCTTCACCTTCATAACAACAAATATGTCCTCCCCAACGTACAGTAACTTCATCCAGCCACCATGGCTGAGTCCATAACATGTGACCAAATTATGAAATCCATGGAGTATGTAGCAGTAGAAAACCCTCTGCTCAATGATAGCTCAATTTGATTGTCATTCATGTCTATTACAATCATCCTATCTCGAAGAAGTTCCCTATACTTCCTATAAAATAGGGAGGGTAACTCATGTGTAACCTGAAAATATAGATTAACATAATCATAAGTATCTTGTTTTTCAAAAAACGAAGAgaaaatatatatgaatattttgGAAACTATTTATGGCTCAAGGGGTGAATAAATAAGACTTACAGCTTGGGGATCAACATGAAGATAAAATATACGATCCTCATCAAAGTCCGCAGGAATGAGCCTACTCTCCTCCATGGTTTGTAATAGTGGAGGTAGAAATATGTATGGAAGTGTTGTGATAGCTTATGACTATTCTATTAGCCCTTACAAAGTAACCAGCAATGTCTGTCCAGGCTAAAAAAAATGCAGGTCTGATATTTGAATAGGATAGTTGTAAATATATATTAACTTTCCAAAGAAGAAGACAGGTACATGAAGCCAGTTTACATATTTTATCTTGGAATAGTGTGAACAGATGTACATAAAGTACCGCTTATAGGAAGGAGAGATCATGCACAAAGGACAGCTGTGCTCTGATGGGGGAAGAAATATTCAATAGGGATATAGGGAAGTAatgatttcaaaaaaatcaaataatcaaataaatcaaataaaggAGGTGCCACACATCATGCCCTGAAGCCagtagtaagaaaagtaaatatgtGTAATCTTAGTAAACAATAAATGATAGCTTTTatattgatttagaaattaaaaatttgaaaatgaaaaaatgtATATATGGGTATATAAGAGCTCATATCCTGTCCTTAGGTCTCCCGTCTAGAGTGCTAGTTCATTTGTTGACACGCATAAAGTTTGTCTCATATAGATGCTATATTCACTGTTATGCTAATTGGTATAAAGGGATCAACTATACAATTCTAAAGACAACCGCATAAGGAATGTATattataaaatgataaaaaaggtAACATCTTTATTAATGGATCTGAAAATGATTAGAAAATGCTTGGGCACATCTTCCAGGCAGTGAATCATTATCCAGATTATCTATCATAAGTATTAAGTTAGATACTAATTTCAATTTAGATAGTAGGATGCAATTATTAAACAAACACACTACGATTGGATTAAAGGAACCAAACATAAGAAGCAAGCGCATATCATAGATATTGCTTTTGCTCGACATACATAATAAGCATTACATGCACACAATGACTCGCATGGTTTGGTAGCATTAGACCATGCGTTATTGGATGACATAGCTatagggaaaaaaaaaaccaacatcATCACTTCACTAAAGGACACAACACGAAACCATGATTATACGCAACATTGATACTGGGAAATATAGTATGGTACTTGAGCTTGATCATTCGTCCAACATATATTTTGCTTGAGAAACTATCCAGACTAATCTTGGTAGACTCTATCAACTCCGGGAATGCCATCTTCGAGCTTTCTACACTTCGATGATGATCCATTAGCAGAGTCTGGATAAAGATCAATGAGTCGCTTAGAGCATCCACCACTAATAATGTTTCTCTTGGGGGTTGAGAAAGCATCGTTAGAGTTCTCCACCAACGCCTCAACAGAAGGAGAACCCGTGCCCTGCATTTTTAACTAAATATCACTACTTAATGCTCAACTTAACGATTTTCACCGTTTGATAGTTACCTTTGGCGTGTCGGTGGAAGCAGTTTGCATGTTCAACAGTTCTGAGTGTTCCAGTGCAAGGTTTTGCTGCACCAAGTCAGACGTATAAATAGGAATATCACAAAGGTTTACCATAATCAAATAAGTCATCAAATAAGTCACCTGGTATATATCATGCTTTCCTAAAAATTTTGTTATAAGCGATATCTCATCAGTCATCTTCATCACAATGACCTTGCAAGGCTGGAAAGAATTTAGATCTTCCATCTTGATAGAAACCTTGAATAGGAATTTCTTACCCCTAAAGGAATTCAGCTCTATTGGGTATTCCTCATTTACTCCACCCTGATTTTGGTTTATAGGTTAATTAAATAATTGTGTAATAATATTTGTAAAAGGAATAGCATGTCTTTACATATACATAACTCTGTATGCATATTTTAAACATTACCCTAGTTAGTTGTGCAAGCCTGAGGTCAGAGGCAGAGATTCCAAGATATTTGGCCGCTTCCTTGTCATAAAGAAGGAATGAAGCCGTATCGGTATCATCAGCAACCTTTATATTAATGCTATACCTACAAAGGATAAGGCGTTACCAAAGATACATGGATACTGCATGAAGTTGCTGAATAAGAGCTTGAACAAAGGGTTGACTTGTATACCTGGGTGTGTGAGTCGTTGGATAGGTGGCACACTTGGCACAATAGTAGGAATCCTCAGCCTCCTTTAGTGAATGAAAGCAATGTTTACAACTTTTGTACCACCAACCGTTCTTGGGGTCAATTGCAATTACAGTTCCAATTGTCACGAAGCTACCATTCTTAAGAATAAACAACATTCAAACTCATCGCATAGTTGGATTCGCAAAATAAATAGCGTAGTAGTTTATCAGGAGAAATTTGTTACGTTATTgtggttttgtttttctttctcaggCAAGTTTTTCAGTGAAACTTTTACTCTTATCACATAAACTTAAATCATGAAATTATACGATGCAGTTAGATATTATTTTGAGTTGAAACAGTaatgacaaaataattaattaatgaagtcTTTATTATGAAAGTTTgtgaattaatattttattttaaataagtgAAGACCTCATCCATTTTAGATATACTTCCCGTTATaagaaattttagttttaacaAATTGAAGGAGCAAATAGTAGATTATATTTTGAAGCAAAGAGATTACGTTGCTTAGTCAATAAAACTTGATCACAGACCTCAATGGATGCCTTGAGTTCAGAAATGGGTTTGTAAATGGAGACATTGATGAGATCATCCTCCATAGAGTACGCTGGCTCCACAGCAATTTGGGATAGTTGGTTTGCACGTGGAACCCCCGCCATGACGACGCTTAAATTTTTGACATTGTACATGAACTTTATTAATCTGTTCTAGTGTATGAGTGTCAATTTGATACAGACGACACGGTTAGATTTATTACCTCTTGCGAAAATCCTTAACCTCTTGGAAGTCTGCATTGATGTAGAGAATTGAATTATGATTGGTATTTGATATGCCCATTGCACCTGTGTCAATTAAGGTATATAGAAATAACTACACAATGACGGAATCAAAGCATGCTCATTGTCTAGTTTCGAAAGCAATTACATGAAGTGCAAATGTGGTACACTAATAAGAGCCATATAATTGCAAACCTTTAAAGAGGTTGAACTTAGCAAACTGTACAATGATGATGTACTCTGATGTTGGCTGCTCTTCAATGTGCTTGACCAACATAGTTGCAAAATCCTCCCAAAGTGTACACCTAATCTTGCCTTTTCCCCTGTTATAAAAGTACGACGGGAAGAAACGTAAAACACACATGAATAAAACAACTCCCACGTGAGATGCACTTAGTGCGTGGGTAATGATGTGAGTAACAATTTTACTAAGAAAATATATAACACTAACTGCATGTCATCAAGCTCGAGAACAGTGTAGCTGCACTTCTTGCCATTCTTAGTAAATTCAATTATGTCACCCTTGCCAGTAAGTAGACCAATAACAtctgaaacaaaataatatataacgGCTAATCACTAATTAATAGACATTAATGAATatatgttttatgtttgattaaGCTAATTGGAAGGTTGGGAATGATTTTCGTCATACCTATAAGATGCGACTGAGCATTTGTGTGGTTCAGTATTAGATCGTTAGGAACAAAACGAAACACATTCTCCGGAAAGGATGGATCATGGACCATCTGAAGTTGAGTATCCCTCTTGAAGTATATCCTACATGCATGGTTAGTGGCCTTGTATTTCTGGTCATTCAAGGAAGTTGAGAAGTTACAAACGATATAGATTTTTCCCTCTGATAACTCATCTTCAAAGAGCCTCCTCTGAGCATTCCTAATAGTGCACTGGATTCGATCGCCCTGAAAACAAAGCTTGGTATTAAATTGGTATCAAACTCGTACATGAAAAAAAATGATATGCCTAACAAACTAATCAGTAAAGTTTGTTAAATCAAGTGCTAGGTTGTAGTTGTTAGCTCACCACGTGATCCATGACCACTAACTCTAAAGTTGGCTTCACGTATTTTTGCTCAGCAGGAGACAATGACCATATTTTCACGACTCTCACTTTAATCCTCAATATTAAGTGGTTTGAAGATGCCTCAATATCCTTGAGGTTGTTGTACGTGCTTGCCATTTGTAACCAATATATGTGGAGCTGTAAAGAGTTTTTACTTGAAGTCTCACTGGAGCGATGCTGGAGTATTCATATGGGTGATGAATTTATAGTAACACGTAGCCCATGGTGGTGGTGGGAGGTGCCTGATGTTGTACATGCTAGTGACATGGTCATTGGTCATGTACATGCAAAGTAGCAATCTTGTAGAAAGTAACTACATTCACCACAGTACATGAGGCCATGAACAACAGTACAATCTCCTCAATTACATTTTCAGAACACCATTCTGATAGCCCAAAACATATTGGAGACATGACATGGTTCAGAGTTGAGGTAATTATAAAAAGTgttattaactattaatttaaaaaattatgaacatAAAATCAATAGTTGCAGTAAGATATATAGCTGATCATCATTTctataaacaaataaacaaatatacTAAATACATAGCATGtatattgtatatattgtataTACAGTATATATAACTAATCTAATCTAAATCTAAATCTATATCTATATCTAATATCTAAAGCTACATAATCTCTGTTGTTGCAGTAAATTAACTCATTTGTAATTATAGACATAATTAttagaattttaattattattataactgtattttttttttgtaatattgtACATTATATATAATTGAGCTAAGCTAATCTAAATCTATACAATATCAGTAGTTACAGTCAAGTATTTATATTGTAATTATACATATAGTAATATCGTATAACAtaatataggtttaattattctattggtctttacagtttcgtaaaatttttatgttagctTTCTgtacttttgttttcttttaattgagtctttgtaccaattttttttaattgggtgtcatcaatttttttttatttatgtccctCACCAATTTATTTTAAGTTGAATCACTATAAATCTAAGCCAATGACTACCAAGACAGACTTAGATGGAAAAAAATTggtgtaaaaatataattaaaaggaaaaaagtataaagacctaattaaaaattttacaaaattatatagaccaacaaaataattaaatctataatatgtaatatataatataataattaaaatattaattattattatctttagTAGTTATCcgttaataatatagtaatagtagCTACATACCTCTACATCTATGTACATTTACATGTACatgtatataataaattaataatttaataatttaatctaCATAACATAATAGCAGTATTGGCGGTGATCGAACCGCATCACTActtccataataataataataataataataataataataataataataataataataataataataataacaataaatcaaCAATGACAAAAATAGTACAGAAAATATAGCAGAGCATTCACAATCCAAATTTGCCTACCatcaattaataaataataaccaaAAGAAAATCCAATAAGAACACAAAACATGCGATACTCATTGAAGAATTTGTGAACAGAGTATAAAAAAACTAAGGAAAATTGAGCACCTGTGTAACGGAGAAATACGGGGAAAGCATAAAACTGAATGGGGTTAAACGCACATACGATGGGCACCAAAACGGCGGTGGTGGTCATGAAGGCTATCTAGGGCTTTGATTCCATTCGGAAGGGAAAAAGAGAAAGGGGCTAGGGGAACATGGGACTAACGAATGTGATTGCTTTTTGGTTTTTTCTTATACAAACATAAAACGATGGCGTTGCTTTCAAAGCGGCCCAGTCCAGTTCTcgattataatatattaatataataattgttGTAGATCGGCCCGTGTCCCAATTGGCTTCAAACATAAACTAATGATAAGTCGAACCAGAAACATTCTAATTCATTTAAGTTACAGATAGATGGAACTTAGTACAACTAATGACATTAATACCATATTACACATGGTTGAGACACTCCAATACTGCATCATACTCTAGAGGCATTGCTAAAATAAAAACCATTAccaaataaacatcttagatacgTAATATAGAAACAATTATAGTAGTTTCATCATTAATAGGGACGCAGAAACGAACTACACTTCCACATTTTAGGCCATGGTCGACTGAAAATTTTCTCCAACCCCTGGTAAGAAAGGCTTCTGATGACCTGAGGCTCCTCCATCGAAGCTTCATGATGATCGGTGGCTTGTGTAACTCTCTAACGCGAACGAAATCAGGCCTCGAAGGAAACGCAAGCGAAGAGAAAGCAGACGGAAGTAGCTACCAAATGAAAGTGGCATAAAATGGTGGGCTATTAGATACTTAGATGCAAGGAAATTAACTTCATTCAATATGAAGAATGATAATATTTATGAATTGCAGAGACATACCATAGAATAGTGTTTTGACTGGTACTCAGATATCACCCTCACAACCGAATAAAAGTCTTGCATGATTGGAGAATGCGGTGGGGAAAGCCCAATGTTAGGACTCGGGGGTGGAGGGCTCTGGCCATTTGGAAACCCTGCATTCTCAGTTGAAACAACCTCAGTACTAATGTTACAATTATCACCTGTTTCCTCGGCCACaacagagttttttttttttgtctgtgGGACATCTAAAAAAGGAGACGCCCGGAATGGAGAAAGTGAAATTATTGGTTCTATTGGATCCAGTTGGTCGTGTTGATCCTTATTATTGACACTGGGTTCCAGCTGATTAAAGTAAGGTTCAAGACCATAAAATGTGGGAGGGTCAATGCAGGTCAACAGATTGAACACAGATTCTGGGAGATGTTGGAGTTGGTCAGTGGCATCATCCCAGTTGGAATTATTCACAGCTTCATCAAGTTGTTGATACACTATTTGTGAAACTTGGACAGGTTCAGTAGTTTCAAGCGGCGGAGTTGCATTAGACTCATCTTCAGATAGTTCTATGATTCCTGGAAGAGGTATTGATGGTTTGATGTCCACACCCAGCTTTAACGGTGGGTAGCACAGCTCTTTGGTCCGCATGTTGTGGTCCTTGACTTCAACAATGAGAAATCTGTCTCGGCCAACGTAACAGACACTCAACCAACCTCCATCTTTGAGGCCATAAATCGCAGCAAGGTTATTGTAGCCGATAATAATTATAGCAGTTCGATGGCACTTCTCAATGACCACATCAACTTCATTGCCAACAGAATCATAAAATGTCATCAACTTTGGTAGTGCATCTTTAAATCTCCTATAGAATGTCGAAGGAATTTCACCCATCTCCTTCAAAATAGAAGGTATCAAGCATTAAATGTATGATATAATATAACGCTAATCAAATTAAGGTTGATACAAAAAATGAATATTTTGTATATTCAGTGAGTTAGCTACATACTAAATCGGGGTTGACCTCCATATAAAAGTATCTTCCTTGATAGTAAGAGTTAAGGCTATCCATGTTGCCTGAAACTCAACATATGGCATGGTCAACAAATTAAATTTGCATAATTGATTGGTTGTCACCACAATAAAAGAAGagtttatgaattaaaaaaaaccaATGAATATAAATTTACTCAAAAGAATATAAGAAATGTCCGAAAAAAAAAGTTATGTTATCATCAATGTTAATAATTACCTGAAGAAGGAAGACCGAAGAAGAAAACCTTATTGAAAGGCCCTTAATCCAGAAACAAAGCCCTCTCGAGTCATATTTTAGAAGTGATCTCTGATCTCTATTATGTTGTATATGTAGCTACTTATAGCTTCTTTTGAGATATGGTTCGATGCTATATATATCATGATGAATTGTACTGATGCTGATGCTACAATGAAAAGTTACATGGCCATGCTTTATATAAATGAATAGTaactaatattattaattaatgacgCTGTATCTTAAAGCACTGATAacttgttatttttattattctttttacatAATTCTCATTGCACACACCGGCATAAATGGAACTTTTAATTAGAAGCTTGAAAAGCCTAATTACCTACTAACTCTTCAGAAGCCtaatgtttttattattattattatattattattatgactaTCATATCATACcatataatcataatcatataatatatgtaataaaTTTCCTATTacctataatattatataatatagtaTCTAATCTAATTCTAATTCCActttattatatctattatataaagTATACCGGAtatttaaaaaaggaaaaaacaaatATATAGATTTTATCATCATATAACATCATATATTATCATATCATATATCATATCATAGCATATCATATATCATATATCATATATTATAATATGATAAAGACTCACGTAATATATGATAAAGACTCAGATTTTTGAACTTGAAATGACCACACGTAAATTATAATGGGTATGTCAGAACATTGTTTGTCTCGATGTATATATGTGATAGCAAGTCAGACAATATATACTGGTGTGTATAATATACAGCAAGTTAAAAATAACATGATAAGAGAATGAGACGCAGCAAGGATGTTCGTGTAATAAGGCACACAGCTAAAATTTGAATGAGCCTAGTAGTTGACGCGTGGCAAGTTCAGTACTGAATGAACCTTCTTTTAAAGGATTGTTATAGGATACAACAAATTTCTTCAAGAGGGGAAGAGGTATCTCTCTTTAACCATTCTCCAAGGAAGGGAAAGGCCAACAACAATATTTCACTAGTGAATTGCCCCGTGCCATATACGGGTGTgataagtttaataaaaaatattcattatgAAAGTGTTTTTATGTTATTAACATATATATGAGTGTTTTATAATAAATTGGATcggtaattaaaaatatttaaattactttAATTTTTGATAACATTGAAAGagtatatatatgatttttttagtaCAACAATTCAGACAAAAAAATTTCATACTTTTACATAAAGCAATACATAATACAtatagaaattaataattttcgtagaatataaatatttaaaaaatacatgttaaataaatttaaaattacacaTAATTAACAGATATTTTGAAAAGCTTTTCTATAAACCACGTTGATTGTTATATCTTTTGATTTGGCAGAATTATTCTCAATTAATACAGGTAACCCAGATTTTGATGTTACTCTTGAAAGAGCAACATAAATTTAGTTTGTACATAAAAGGAAGATAATTGTTTTGGATGAATATTCTTCATAAAATTCGAACCAAACTACAAACCGAACACCTCTAGTTAACgggattaaaaatataaaaaacacgTACCATTTGAAATACTTGCAAGTGACCTACGTAAATCACTATTAGCATATAAGTTGTTGTGGATAGTGCATGTTAATTTTCTTTGTCTGCCAAGATCTTCAGATGCTTGATCAAGAGAAAGATTTATCTGATCAATCTATTGCACCTGCTGGGAGTGAGTTAGATGGCTGATGATCTAAAGATGTTGCTGGTCTCTTAACAGGGAGCAACGGGTCCAGGATGGTAGctgcttttaatttttttagcgcAAAATAAAACATTTTGTTAACACataatcaaaaaattatttaacagATACAacatttaaaataactaaaattaaaagatTATGTAAATATTGAACTAACCAAGGAGTGGGTCAGCATCCATGCTTGGTTGAGTGctgcatcttttttttttcttcttcatgattagTCTTCTTCTTATTTTGGCTAACTTGGGGCTAATCTTATAGTCTGTGAATTCCATTTCAAGGTGAACTTCACAAAAAGGTTAAAAAATGAAAGTTTTAAGATAACATGAAGTGAACAATGAAAAATGGAACAAAATTGTATAAGTCTATCTTTCCTTTCATCAGTTGCAATATTTATTCTATATACATCTTATTTTATATACAACTGAATTCAAAATACAATGATTATTGATGCTTTTATTTGCATATGAAGTCAAGAAAAAATGGTTTAGTTATGTAAAGTGTAACCATGGAAatgtagataaaaaatataacaaataaattaaaatatatgacTGAAAGAACTACACCAAATTCACTCTTATCTACGAATCTACGAAAATACTTTATAGCAAATACATGAAATGAATACTATTATAATGATTATGCATGTAGGTTTTTTTAATCACAGCTTTATGCATACGTGTATtgtaaagaatttcaaaaataattaacgtTGCATAATATGTTATAGTATTATACTGTTCATTATTGTAAAGGAGCATAAGGAAATCACTATAAATTTACTAAAGTAGCAACAAATCTATATTGGTCGTTATTTACTCATTAGAAATTATTTATTAGATAATTGAATTAGTGAACAAAAACTAATTACAAATGAGTTGTTATACGTTGAAGTTTTTGTGCGTATTGCCGATGATGAATAGTAATATTTTTAGACGGTAGAAGTAAAAATATTGCgtaatataatattagaatttgtttttaAATTCCTTTTTAACATTTTGGTTAATATATTGAAAAcatagtaattaaaaatataagaaatgGAACTAACACAAATATAATACGTAgatttatatatacaaaattaataCAATTGTGTCCATATTAACGTTAATTTGTTA
This region of Arachis hypogaea cultivar Tifrunner chromosome 8, arahy.Tifrunner.gnm2.J5K5, whole genome shotgun sequence genomic DNA includes:
- the LOC112707100 gene encoding replication protein A 70 kDa DNA-binding subunit B isoform X2, which encodes MASTYNNLKDIEASSNHLILRIKVRVVKIWSLSPAEQKYVKPTLELVVMDHVGDRIQCTIRNAQRRLFEDELSEGKIYIVCNFSTSLNDQKYKATNHACRIYFKRDTQLQMVHDPSFPENVFRFVPNDLILNHTNAQSHLIDVIGLLTGKGDIIEFTKNGKKCSYTVLELDDMQGKGKIRCTLWEDFATMLVKHIEEQPTSEYIIIVQFAKFNLFKGAMGISNTNHNSILYINADFQEVKDFRKSVVMAGVPRANQLSQIAVEPAYSMEDDLINVSIYKPISELKASIENGSFVTIGTVIAIDPKNGWWYKSCKHCFHSLKEAEDSYYCAKCATYPTTHTPRYSINIKVADDTDTASFLLYDKEAAKYLGISASDLRLAQLTRGGVNEEYPIELNSFRGKKFLFKVSIKMEDLNSFQPCKVIVMKMTDEISLITKFLGKHDIYQQNLALEHSELLNMQTASTDTPKGTGSPSVEALVENSNDAFSTPKRNIISGGCSKRLIDLYPDSANGSSSKCRKLEDGIPGVDRVYQD
- the LOC112707100 gene encoding replication protein A 70 kDa DNA-binding subunit B isoform X5 — its product is MASTYNNLKDIEASSNHLILRIKVRVVKIWSLSPAEQKYVKPTLELVVMDHVGDRIQCTIRNAQRRLFEDELSEGKIYIVCNFSTSLNDQKYKATNHACRIYFKRDTQLQMVHDPSFPENVFRFVPNDLILNHTNAQSHLIDVIGLLTGKGDIIEFTKNGKKCSYTVLELDDMQGKGKIRCTLWEDFATMLVKHIEEQPTSEYIIIVQFAKFNLFKGAMGISNTNHNSILYINADFQEVKDFRKSVVMAGVPRANQLSQIAVEPAYSMEDDLINVSIYKPISELKASIEEAEDSYYCAKCATYPTTHTPRYSINIKVADDTDTASFLLYDKEAAKYLGISASDLRLAQLTRGGVNEEYPIELNSFRGKKFLFKVSIKMEDLNSFQPCKVIVMKMTDEISLITKFLGKHDIYQQNLALEHSELLNMQTASTDTPKLKMQGTGSPSVEALVENSNDAFSTPKRNIISGGCSKRLIDLYPDSANGSSSKCRKLEDGIPGVDRVYQD
- the LOC112707100 gene encoding replication protein A 70 kDa DNA-binding subunit B isoform X4 — its product is MASTYNNLKDIEASSNHLILRIKVRVVKIWSLSPAEQKYVKPTLELVVMDHVGDRIQCTIRNAQRRLFEDELSEGKIYIVCNFSTSLNDQKYKATNHACRIYFKRDTQLQMVHDPSFPENVFRFVPNDLILNHTNAQSHLIDVIGLLTGKGDIIEFTKNGKKCSYTVLELDDMQGKGKIRCTLWEDFATMLVKHIEEQPTSEYIIIVQFAKFNLFKDFQEVKDFRKSVVMAGVPRANQLSQIAVEPAYSMEDDLINVSIYKPISELKASIENGSFVTIGTVIAIDPKNGWWYKSCKHCFHSLKEAEDSYYCAKCATYPTTHTPRYSINIKVADDTDTASFLLYDKEAAKYLGISASDLRLAQLTRGGVNEEYPIELNSFRGKKFLFKVSIKMEDLNSFQPCKVIVMKMTDEISLITKFLGKHDIYQQNLALEHSELLNMQTASTDTPKGTGSPSVEALVENSNDAFSTPKRNIISGGCSKRLIDLYPDSANGSSSKCRKLEDGIPGVDRVYQD
- the LOC112707100 gene encoding replication protein A 70 kDa DNA-binding subunit B isoform X1 gives rise to the protein MASTYNNLKDIEASSNHLILRIKVRVVKIWSLSPAEQKYVKPTLELVVMDHVGDRIQCTIRNAQRRLFEDELSEGKIYIVCNFSTSLNDQKYKATNHACRIYFKRDTQLQMVHDPSFPENVFRFVPNDLILNHTNAQSHLIDVIGLLTGKGDIIEFTKNGKKCSYTVLELDDMQGKGKIRCTLWEDFATMLVKHIEEQPTSEYIIIVQFAKFNLFKGAMGISNTNHNSILYINADFQEVKDFRKSVVMAGVPRANQLSQIAVEPAYSMEDDLINVSIYKPISELKASIENGSFVTIGTVIAIDPKNGWWYKSCKHCFHSLKEAEDSYYCAKCATYPTTHTPRYSINIKVADDTDTASFLLYDKEAAKYLGISASDLRLAQLTRGGVNEEYPIELNSFRGKKFLFKVSIKMEDLNSFQPCKVIVMKMTDEISLITKFLGKHDIYQQNLALEHSELLNMQTASTDTPKLKMQGTGSPSVEALVENSNDAFSTPKRNIISGGCSKRLIDLYPDSANGSSSKCRKLEDGIPGVDRVYQD
- the LOC112707100 gene encoding replication protein A 70 kDa DNA-binding subunit B isoform X6; its protein translation is MASTYNNLKDIEASSNHLILRIKVRVVKIWSLSPAEQKYVKPTLELVVMDHVGDRIQCTIRNAQRRLFEDELSEGKIYIVCNFSTSLNDQKYKATNHACRIYFKRDTQLQMVHDPSFPENVFRFVPNDLILNHTNAQSHLIDVIGLLTGKGDIIEFTKNGKKCSYTVLELDDMQGKGKIRCTLWEDFATMLVKHIEEQPTSEYIIIVQFAKFNLFKGAMGISNTNHNSILYINADFQEVKDFRKSVVMAGVPRANQLSQIAVEPAYSMEDDLINVSIYKPISELKASIEEAEDSYYCAKCATYPTTHTPRYSINIKVADDTDTASFLLYDKEAAKYLGISASDLRLAQLTRGGVNEEYPIELNSFRGKKFLFKVSIKMEDLNSFQPCKVIVMKMTDEISLITKFLGKHDIYQQNLALEHSELLNMQTASTDTPKGTGSPSVEALVENSNDAFSTPKRNIISGGCSKRLIDLYPDSANGSSSKCRKLEDGIPGVDRVYQD